In Sphingomonas crocodyli, a genomic segment contains:
- a CDS encoding enoyl-CoA hydratase/isomerase family protein — MTQALIIDQVGGIVRATLNRPEKLNALNMEIFDGLTKAVRDYAERDDQRVFLIRSTGRYFCAGADLVGGTQVPEGKSSTKVRHWYRKSMGPGMQTLYNEMESIEKPFVVAHHAPCVGGGLEMSLSCDFRLAAKSARYMFPEAKLGSIPASGGVSRFTRLVGPHWAKWIIMADQPIDADRALMIGLVHDVYPDDEFEDRVMAFCESLADKPPEMTAMAKVTIDLCADATPGRAHAIEMLGQSILQVGDEQAEMFAKMQAKLAKR; from the coding sequence ATGACGCAGGCGCTCATCATCGATCAGGTCGGGGGCATCGTCCGCGCCACGCTCAACCGCCCGGAAAAGCTCAACGCGCTCAACATGGAGATTTTCGACGGGCTGACGAAGGCGGTCCGCGACTATGCCGAGCGCGACGATCAGCGCGTTTTCCTGATCCGCTCCACCGGCCGCTATTTCTGCGCGGGCGCCGATCTGGTCGGGGGCACGCAGGTGCCCGAGGGCAAAAGCTCGACCAAGGTGCGCCACTGGTATCGCAAGTCGATGGGGCCGGGGATGCAGACGCTCTACAATGAGATGGAGTCGATCGAGAAACCCTTCGTCGTCGCGCATCATGCGCCGTGCGTGGGTGGTGGCCTCGAAATGTCGCTGTCGTGCGACTTCCGCCTCGCGGCCAAGAGCGCACGTTATATGTTCCCCGAGGCGAAGCTGGGTTCGATCCCGGCGTCGGGTGGCGTCAGCCGCTTCACCCGCCTTGTCGGCCCGCACTGGGCGAAGTGGATCATCATGGCCGATCAGCCGATCGATGCCGATCGCGCGCTGATGATCGGGCTGGTCCACGACGTCTATCCCGACGACGAGTTTGAGGATCGGGTGATGGCGTTCTGCGAAAGCCTGGCCGACAAGCCGCCGGAGATGACCGCGATGGCGAAGGTGACGATCGACCTGTGCGCCGATGCGACGCCGGGCCGCGCGCACGCGATCGAAATGCTCGGCCAGTCGATCCTGCAGGTCGGCGACGAGCAGGCCGAGATGTTCGCGAAGATGCAGGCGAAGCTGGCGAAGCGGTAA
- a CDS encoding SDR family NAD(P)-dependent oxidoreductase has product MEKLEFHGRAAVITGAGSGIGRALAHEAVSRGMAVAIADINAEGLEETAEALRQRQAKVVSQVVDVRSAEAVEEFAKACFDAFPSIAAVYANAGIIRYQETPRLDLEKFKFTIDVNLYGVVHMLHSFVGRMMDRGEPAQFVATGSQASFVVAPEIAAYAASKHGVWALAETLNMELTAQNSPVRASMLAPPRVATGIVATTVGRVRDAQGEKAADDFFASLMPPEFVAKLTMDKTEARELYILPDTTYQGMFNDRIAPLVA; this is encoded by the coding sequence ATGGAAAAGCTGGAATTTCACGGCCGCGCGGCGGTCATCACCGGTGCCGGATCGGGCATCGGCCGCGCGCTTGCGCATGAGGCGGTGAGCCGCGGCATGGCGGTCGCAATCGCCGACATCAACGCCGAGGGCCTTGAGGAAACCGCCGAGGCGCTGCGCCAGCGGCAGGCCAAGGTCGTCTCGCAGGTCGTCGACGTGCGCTCGGCCGAAGCGGTCGAGGAATTCGCCAAGGCCTGCTTCGATGCCTTCCCGTCGATCGCGGCGGTTTATGCCAATGCCGGCATCATCCGCTATCAGGAGACACCCCGGCTCGATCTCGAAAAGTTCAAGTTCACGATCGACGTCAACCTCTACGGCGTCGTCCACATGCTCCACAGCTTCGTCGGTCGGATGATGGACCGTGGCGAGCCGGCACAGTTCGTCGCCACCGGATCGCAGGCGAGCTTCGTCGTCGCCCCCGAAATCGCCGCTTATGCCGCCAGCAAGCATGGCGTGTGGGCGCTGGCCGAAACGCTCAACATGGAGCTGACCGCGCAGAACTCGCCAGTCCGCGCCTCGATGCTCGCTCCGCCGCGCGTCGCGACCGGCATCGTCGCCACCACCGTCGGCCGCGTCCGCGATGCGCAGGGCGAAAAGGCGGCGGACGATTTCTTCGCCAGCCTCATGCCGCCCGAATTCGTTGCCAAGCTGACGATGGACAAGACCGAGGCGCGCGAACTCTACATCCTGCCCGACACCACCTATCAGGGCATGTTCAACGATCGCATCGCGCCGCTGGTGGCCTGA
- a CDS encoding SDR family NAD(P)-dependent oxidoreductase produces the protein MSDFSGKIALVTGAGSGIGRETALFFARAGARVACADINPDALDETLGFIRQKGGDGIAIPADLSTPEACEMVVAKTIEGLGGLHHAFNNAGVAGSFGDRLWDADGIHRTLSINLEAVIWGMKHQIAHMVGNGGGTIVNTASIAGISGNVGTLDYTAAKHGVVGFSKAAAMMYGPQGVRINIVCPGLIQTGMTTIEGRPITEAGLKKLSPVTGQMGEPADIAEAVLWLSSPKSKFVYGVALPVDGGFSIN, from the coding sequence ATGAGCGATTTCAGCGGCAAGATCGCACTGGTGACAGGTGCGGGCAGCGGCATCGGCCGCGAAACAGCCCTGTTTTTCGCGCGCGCAGGCGCCCGCGTCGCCTGCGCCGATATCAATCCCGACGCGCTCGACGAGACGCTCGGCTTCATCCGCCAAAAGGGTGGCGACGGCATCGCGATCCCGGCCGATCTCTCCACGCCCGAAGCGTGCGAAATGGTCGTTGCCAAGACGATCGAAGGATTGGGCGGACTTCACCACGCTTTCAACAATGCCGGGGTCGCGGGCAGCTTTGGCGATCGGCTGTGGGATGCCGACGGGATCCACCGCACGCTCTCGATCAATCTCGAGGCGGTGATCTGGGGCATGAAGCACCAGATCGCGCACATGGTTGGCAATGGCGGCGGCACGATCGTCAACACCGCGTCGATTGCCGGCATTTCCGGCAATGTCGGCACGCTCGATTATACCGCCGCCAAGCATGGCGTGGTCGGATTCAGCAAGGCGGCCGCGATGATGTACGGCCCACAGGGTGTCCGCATCAACATCGTCTGCCCCGGCCTGATCCAGACCGGCATGACGACGATCGAGGGCCGGCCGATAACCGAAGCCGGCCTCAAGAAGCTCAGCCCGGTGACGGGCCAGATGGGCGAGCCTGCCGACATCGCCGAGGCGGTGTTGTGGCTGTCATCGCCCAAATCGAAGTTCGTTTACGGCGTCGCCCTGCCGGTCGACGGCGGTTTCTCGATCAACTGA
- a CDS encoding class I adenylate-forming enzyme family protein produces MATTIAEVIADQLSRDPEEGAIQFHGKWYSRGWLKAFVDKIDAALAAAGVPEDAPIGFAPHNRPPFAAALVALFSRQRPIVMIYAYQSPEAIANKLRELKLPAVIAGIEQWTDPTLSAARDLGSAAIALSDDGAEVELLESWKAVPGVEQRKADGIPGVALLTSGTTGPPKHFEISYEKLLKRMVIATEFGATERNPLFSFFPLGNISGIYIIVPAIASGQPIIMVDKFNVADWVAFVKQYKPEFLGVPPAAFRMILDADVDYEDIKSLKLLNTGAATLDPALRREFEAKYPICVTQSYGATEFGGIVTITTPDHVKEFGNSKADSVGRACPGVKLRVVDVDTGADLPAGQEGRLLVFAPGMSEDYIETTDLVMLDADGFLYHRGRLDGAIMRGGFKIVPEQVMEALNRHPQVAASAVVGMAEPRLGAVPVALIQPRDMADAPDAASLDAHVRSLLPKTMIPTDYRMVEALPRTPSLKIDMGAAKRMFEAA; encoded by the coding sequence ATGGCGACGACGATAGCCGAGGTGATCGCCGATCAGCTCAGCCGCGACCCGGAAGAGGGCGCGATCCAGTTTCATGGCAAATGGTATAGCCGCGGATGGCTGAAGGCCTTCGTCGACAAGATCGATGCCGCGCTGGCGGCGGCGGGCGTGCCCGAAGATGCGCCGATCGGCTTCGCCCCGCATAATCGCCCGCCCTTCGCGGCGGCTTTGGTGGCGCTGTTTTCGCGGCAGCGGCCGATCGTGATGATCTACGCCTATCAGTCGCCCGAGGCGATCGCGAACAAGCTGCGTGAGCTGAAACTGCCTGCCGTCATCGCGGGGATCGAGCAGTGGACCGATCCGACGCTGAGCGCGGCGCGCGATCTGGGCAGCGCGGCGATCGCGCTGTCGGACGATGGGGCTGAGGTCGAACTGCTCGAAAGCTGGAAAGCTGTGCCGGGCGTCGAACAGCGCAAGGCCGATGGCATTCCGGGCGTCGCGCTGCTGACCAGCGGCACGACCGGCCCGCCCAAGCATTTCGAGATCAGCTACGAAAAGCTGCTCAAGCGGATGGTGATCGCAACCGAGTTCGGCGCCACCGAGCGCAACCCGCTTTTCTCCTTTTTCCCGCTCGGCAACATTTCGGGCATCTACATCATCGTGCCTGCCATCGCGTCCGGCCAGCCGATCATCATGGTCGACAAGTTCAACGTCGCCGACTGGGTGGCGTTCGTGAAGCAGTATAAGCCCGAATTCCTGGGCGTGCCGCCCGCGGCCTTCCGTATGATCCTCGACGCCGATGTCGATTATGAGGACATCAAGAGCCTCAAGCTGCTCAATACGGGCGCGGCGACGCTCGATCCGGCGCTGCGGCGCGAGTTCGAGGCGAAATATCCGATCTGCGTGACGCAGAGCTATGGCGCGACCGAGTTTGGCGGGATCGTGACGATCACGACGCCCGATCACGTCAAGGAGTTCGGGAACAGCAAGGCGGACTCGGTCGGCCGCGCTTGTCCGGGCGTGAAGCTGCGCGTCGTCGATGTCGATACGGGCGCGGATCTGCCGGCGGGGCAGGAGGGGCGCCTGCTCGTCTTCGCGCCGGGGATGAGCGAGGATTATATCGAGACGACCGATCTGGTGATGCTCGACGCCGACGGCTTCCTTTATCATCGCGGCCGCCTTGACGGCGCGATCATGCGCGGCGGGTTCAAGATCGTGCCCGAACAGGTGATGGAAGCGCTCAACCGCCATCCGCAGGTCGCGGCGTCGGCGGTGGTCGGCATGGCCGAGCCCCGCCTTGGCGCCGTCCCGGTAGCACTCATCCAGCCGCGCGACATGGCGGATGCGCCCGATGCGGCCTCGCTCGACGCGCATGTCCGCTCGCTGCTGCCCAAGACGATGATCCCGACCGACTATCGCATGGTCGAGGCGCTGCCCCGCACCCCGTCGCTCAAGATCGACATGGGCGCGGCGAAGCGGATGTTCGAGGCGGCCTAA
- a CDS encoding M28 family peptidase gives MTKKILAALAASAALIAPASAQIAPEKVAALRDAALKDDLAWDITEGLTTEIGPRQAGSEAEARARDWAVEKLKALGFQNVHIETFDVPWWERGEASAEITAPFPQSLTLAALGNSAATPAKGLSAEVIGFDSMAALEAADPATIKGKIVFVTHRMAAAQDGSPYGPVGQIRRSGPSVASKKGAAAILIRSIGTDHHRVPHTGVQSWVDGAKPIPAAALANPDADQLERVLKRGKPVTIALNITARMAGTRKSGNVIADVPGRDPNAGIVLVGGHLDSWDLGTGAIDDASGVAITTAAAKRIMDAGQPLRTIRVVWFGSEEIGLFGGAAYARAHRYEKHALAAESDFGADRVWRFSTAVKPEALPAMKPIAEALAPLGIVLNRKNGEAGGSDTDDLQRSGVPMVSLNQDGTRYFDLHHTADDTLDKIDPEQLRQNVAAWTTLLAITANDTTEYGPVTPSKE, from the coding sequence ATGACGAAAAAAATCCTCGCGGCGCTCGCCGCTTCCGCCGCGCTTATCGCCCCCGCTTCCGCCCAGATCGCTCCGGAGAAAGTCGCCGCGCTGCGCGATGCCGCGCTGAAGGACGATCTGGCCTGGGACATCACCGAAGGGCTGACGACCGAGATCGGCCCGCGCCAGGCGGGCAGCGAGGCGGAGGCCCGCGCACGCGACTGGGCGGTGGAGAAGCTGAAGGCTTTGGGCTTCCAGAACGTCCATATCGAAACGTTCGACGTGCCGTGGTGGGAGCGTGGCGAGGCAAGCGCGGAAATCACCGCGCCCTTCCCCCAATCGCTGACGCTCGCCGCCCTCGGCAATTCGGCAGCGACCCCGGCCAAGGGGTTGAGCGCCGAGGTGATCGGTTTCGACAGCATGGCTGCGCTCGAGGCCGCCGATCCGGCGACGATCAAGGGTAAGATCGTATTCGTCACGCACCGCATGGCCGCCGCGCAGGACGGATCGCCTTACGGCCCCGTCGGCCAGATCCGCCGCAGCGGGCCTTCGGTGGCGTCGAAGAAGGGCGCAGCGGCGATCCTGATCCGGTCGATCGGCACCGATCATCACCGCGTCCCGCATACGGGCGTGCAGAGCTGGGTCGACGGCGCGAAGCCGATCCCGGCCGCCGCGCTTGCCAATCCCGACGCCGATCAGCTGGAACGCGTGCTCAAGCGCGGGAAGCCGGTGACGATCGCGCTCAACATCACCGCGCGCATGGCGGGCACACGCAAGTCGGGCAACGTCATCGCCGACGTGCCGGGCCGCGATCCCAATGCGGGCATCGTGCTGGTCGGCGGGCATCTCGACAGCTGGGATCTGGGCACCGGCGCGATCGACGATGCATCGGGCGTCGCGATCACCACCGCGGCCGCCAAGCGGATCATGGATGCGGGGCAGCCGCTGCGCACGATCCGCGTCGTCTGGTTCGGATCGGAGGAGATCGGCCTGTTTGGTGGCGCCGCCTATGCCCGCGCGCACAGATATGAAAAGCACGCGCTGGCCGCCGAATCGGATTTCGGCGCCGATCGCGTCTGGCGCTTCTCGACCGCGGTAAAGCCCGAGGCGCTGCCGGCGATGAAGCCGATTGCCGAGGCGCTTGCCCCGTTGGGTATCGTGCTCAACCGCAAAAATGGCGAAGCCGGCGGTTCGGACACCGACGATCTGCAGCGTTCGGGCGTGCCGATGGTCTCGCTGAACCAGGACGGTACGCGCTATTTCGATCTGCACCACACGGCGGACGACACGCTCGACAAGATCGATCCCGAACAGCTTCGCCAGAATGTCGCCGCGTGGACGACCCTGCTCGCGATCACCGCGAACGATACGACGGAGTACGGGCCGGTCACGCCGTCCAAGGAATGA
- a CDS encoding alpha/beta hydrolase, protein MALVAEEQALVDMMSAARPTPKKDTDAIAYRNAGLAFKLPPSNVEVARVEDFAVPGPAGDVPVRLYSNGGEKTRPALLYMHGGGFIGGNIGTHDDLCRRIAVESDWIVVSIEYRLSPEVRFPGALEDCYAVLKWASESPKGIDGSTLAVGGDSAGGNLTGAITLLARERGGPKIAHQLLLYPMLDAACVGSSYEENATGYFLTSEACRWYWEQYAEPGFDRTAPLMSPLKVDDVAGLPPATVITADHDPLRDDGIRYAERLRQAGVPVEATNMVGSFHGFLSFPQLASAQRGVKLIADALKKAAA, encoded by the coding sequence ATGGCGCTCGTTGCAGAAGAACAGGCGCTCGTCGACATGATGAGCGCCGCGCGTCCCACGCCCAAGAAGGATACGGACGCGATCGCCTATCGCAATGCGGGCCTCGCCTTCAAACTGCCGCCCTCGAATGTCGAGGTCGCGCGGGTCGAGGACTTTGCGGTGCCCGGCCCCGCCGGAGACGTGCCGGTGCGGCTCTATTCGAACGGCGGTGAGAAGACCCGCCCGGCCCTGCTCTACATGCATGGCGGCGGGTTCATCGGCGGCAATATCGGCACGCATGACGATCTGTGCCGCCGGATCGCGGTGGAAAGCGACTGGATCGTCGTCTCGATCGAATATCGCCTGTCGCCCGAGGTTCGCTTCCCCGGCGCACTGGAGGATTGCTATGCGGTCCTCAAATGGGCGTCGGAAAGCCCCAAGGGCATCGACGGATCGACCCTGGCGGTCGGCGGCGACAGCGCAGGCGGCAACCTGACCGGCGCGATCACCCTGCTGGCGCGCGAGCGCGGTGGCCCGAAGATCGCGCACCAGTTGCTCCTCTATCCGATGCTCGACGCGGCCTGCGTCGGTTCGTCCTATGAGGAGAACGCCACCGGCTACTTCCTGACGAGCGAAGCCTGCCGCTGGTATTGGGAGCAATATGCCGAACCCGGCTTCGACCGTACCGCGCCGCTCATGTCGCCGCTCAAGGTCGACGATGTGGCGGGCCTGCCGCCCGCGACGGTCATCACCGCCGATCACGATCCGCTGCGCGACGACGGCATCCGCTATGCCGAGCGGCTGCGTCAGGCTGGCGTGCCGGTGGAGGCGACCAACATGGTCGGCAGCTTCCACGGCTTCCTGAGCTTCCCGCAGCTTGCGAGCGCGCAGCGCGGCGTGAAGCTGATCGCCGATGCGCTGAAGAAGGCTGCGGCCTGA
- a CDS encoding LysR family transcriptional regulator, with amino-acid sequence MAGKISLDQINWDDLRYFLAVARAGRLSGGAMTLRCNQSTVARRIDRLEETLNTRLLFRSTGGVSLTSPGMLLMEHAERVESQLLGAAEAFDGDAQHPSGVVRIATPEAFGSFLVARHIHLLHESYPDVQLELIPSAQPVSLSKREADLMVSLHRPEHGRLKVRKLADYRLSLYASRDYIAKHGTPTCVEDLQKHQFVWYIDDLLQSNEFRYLRQLVDDAQIAFSSSSIVAQHEAVTSGVGIGLMHRFMAASDDRLIPLLPDVTIDRTYWVMYRTDQQGVSRIRAVLSFLDRLMQVSRPLLAGHEVAAAA; translated from the coding sequence ATGGCGGGAAAAATCAGTCTGGATCAGATCAATTGGGACGATCTGCGATATTTCCTCGCCGTCGCGCGCGCGGGGCGGCTGAGTGGCGGGGCGATGACGCTGCGCTGTAACCAGTCCACGGTCGCGCGCCGCATCGACCGGTTGGAGGAGACGCTCAACACCCGCCTCCTCTTCCGGTCGACCGGCGGCGTCTCGCTCACGTCGCCCGGCATGCTGCTGATGGAACATGCCGAGCGGGTCGAATCGCAGCTGCTGGGCGCGGCCGAGGCGTTCGATGGCGATGCGCAGCATCCCTCGGGCGTCGTCCGCATCGCCACCCCCGAAGCCTTCGGCTCCTTCCTGGTCGCGCGGCACATCCATCTGCTGCACGAAAGCTATCCCGACGTGCAGCTCGAACTCATCCCCAGCGCGCAGCCGGTGAGTCTGTCGAAGCGCGAGGCCGATCTGATGGTCTCGCTCCATCGCCCCGAACATGGTCGGCTGAAGGTCCGCAAGCTCGCCGACTATCGCCTCTCGCTCTACGCCTCGCGCGATTATATCGCGAAGCACGGCACGCCGACCTGCGTCGAGGATCTGCAGAAGCACCAGTTTGTCTGGTATATCGACGATCTGCTGCAATCGAACGAGTTCCGCTATCTGCGCCAGCTGGTCGACGACGCGCAGATCGCGTTCAGCAGCAGTTCGATCGTCGCACAGCATGAGGCGGTGACGAGCGGGGTCGGCATCGGCCTGATGCACCGCTTCATGGCCGCGTCAGATGATCGGCTGATCCCGCTCCTGCCCGACGTGACGATCGATCGCACCTATTGGGTGATGTACCGCACCGACCAGCAGGGCGTCTCGCGCATCCGCGCGGTCCTGTCCTTCCTCGACCGGCTGATGCAGGTCAGCCGGCCGTTGCTGGCGGGACACGAGGTCGCGGCGGCGGCCTGA
- a CDS encoding CoA-acylating methylmalonate-semialdehyde dehydrogenase → MKTIPHYFGTGTAAEAARFGDVFDPNSGSIQARVVLGTAADLDKAVAAAAAAQPAWATTNPQRRARVMFRFKELIEANMEELARLLSSEHGKVIADSKGDIQRGLEVIEFCAGAPHLMKGEFSIGAGPGIDVYSMRQPIGIAAGITPFNFPAMIPLWMCGPAIVTGNAFILKPSERDPSVPVRIAELWKEAGLPDGIFQVVHGDKEMVDAILDHPAIGAISFVGSSDIAHYVYNRGVAAGKRVQAMGGAKNHGIVMPDADMDQVVADLCGAAFGSAGERCMALPVVVPVGDDTADKLRAKLIPAIEALRVGVSTDKDAHYGPVVTAAHKAKIENYIQMGVDEGAELVIDGRGFKLQGHEDGFFVGPTLFDRVTTEMRTYQEEIFGPVLQMVRAKNFEEALALPSQHQYGNGVAIFTRNGHAAREFAARVNVGMVGINVPIPVPVAYHSFGGWKRSAFGDVNQHGVEGIRFYTKVKTVTQRWPDGGAGDSAFVIPTMG, encoded by the coding sequence ATGAAGACGATCCCGCATTATTTCGGCACCGGCACGGCTGCCGAGGCTGCCCGCTTTGGCGATGTATTCGATCCCAACAGCGGATCGATACAGGCGCGGGTCGTCCTGGGGACGGCCGCAGACCTCGACAAGGCGGTCGCGGCGGCCGCGGCGGCGCAGCCCGCCTGGGCGACGACCAACCCGCAACGGCGCGCGCGCGTGATGTTCCGGTTCAAGGAACTGATCGAAGCGAATATGGAGGAGCTGGCGCGCCTCCTCTCGTCCGAACACGGCAAGGTGATCGCGGATTCGAAGGGCGACATCCAGCGCGGGCTTGAGGTGATCGAGTTTTGCGCGGGGGCGCCGCACCTGATGAAGGGCGAATTCTCGATCGGCGCGGGGCCGGGGATCGACGTCTATTCGATGCGCCAGCCGATCGGCATCGCGGCGGGCATCACCCCGTTCAACTTCCCGGCGATGATCCCCTTGTGGATGTGCGGCCCGGCGATCGTGACCGGCAACGCCTTCATCCTGAAGCCGTCCGAGCGCGATCCTTCGGTGCCGGTGCGCATCGCCGAATTGTGGAAGGAAGCGGGGCTGCCCGACGGCATTTTCCAGGTCGTCCACGGCGACAAGGAGATGGTCGACGCGATCCTCGATCATCCGGCGATCGGCGCGATCAGCTTCGTCGGTTCGTCCGACATCGCGCACTACGTCTATAATCGCGGCGTCGCCGCCGGAAAGCGCGTCCAGGCGATGGGCGGCGCCAAGAATCACGGCATCGTCATGCCCGATGCGGATATGGATCAGGTGGTCGCGGATCTGTGCGGCGCGGCCTTCGGTTCGGCGGGCGAACGCTGCATGGCGCTGCCGGTCGTCGTGCCGGTGGGCGACGACACCGCCGACAAGCTGCGTGCAAAGCTGATCCCCGCGATCGAGGCGCTGCGCGTGGGCGTATCGACCGACAAGGACGCACATTATGGCCCGGTCGTGACCGCCGCGCACAAGGCGAAGATCGAAAATTACATCCAGATGGGCGTCGACGAAGGCGCCGAACTCGTCATCGACGGGCGCGGCTTCAAGCTGCAGGGGCATGAGGACGGCTTCTTCGTCGGCCCGACGCTGTTCGATCGCGTGACGACCGAGATGCGCACCTATCAGGAGGAAATCTTCGGCCCCGTCCTGCAGATGGTGCGCGCAAAGAATTTCGAAGAGGCGCTCGCGCTGCCCAGCCAGCACCAGTACGGCAACGGCGTCGCGATCTTCACGCGTAATGGCCATGCGGCGCGCGAATTCGCGGCGCGGGTGAATGTCGGCATGGTCGGCATCAACGTGCCGATCCCGGTGCCGGTCGCCTATCACAGCTTCGGCGGGTGGAAGCGTTCGGCGTTCGGCGACGTAAACCAGCACGGCGTAGAGGGCATCCGTTTCTACACGAAGGTGAAGACGGTGACGCAGCGTTGGCCCGATGGCGGCGCCGGCGATAGCGCGTTCGTGATCCCGACGATGGGGTAA
- a CDS encoding IclR family transcriptional regulator: MARPALSAARALEIIDLMAASPKQAFTMSELVQQTGTNIASMHAILAVLVQHGHLTRHPTHKTYRLAPALFAIGEAMAQHDPLLTSSRAAAEALTEATGQEVVLTGRAGEDIICLARFASSRTPQFSMRVGERVPLRPPLGGTFCAWMSEEDIAQWLGRRGTDSPELDAQDRASLQAVRERGYIVVAKSPPQQALGTAFALAGRESALEPRQVDALIADLYGGGSYQIHEIDPDLSYDLSAISAPIFDAHGQAIYALSLGGHRAAISGAVVESLARQVTDACAAVMRENDVRIPGVMPERRIRQR; encoded by the coding sequence ATGGCTCGTCCCGCTCTCTCCGCCGCCCGCGCGCTCGAAATCATCGATTTGATGGCGGCATCGCCCAAGCAAGCCTTCACCATGTCCGAACTGGTGCAGCAGACCGGCACCAATATCGCATCGATGCACGCGATCCTCGCGGTCCTCGTACAACATGGCCACCTGACCCGCCACCCGACCCACAAGACCTATCGCCTGGCCCCGGCCCTGTTCGCGATCGGCGAGGCAATGGCGCAGCACGATCCGCTCCTCACCTCTTCGCGCGCCGCCGCCGAGGCGCTGACCGAGGCGACCGGGCAGGAAGTGGTGCTCACCGGCCGCGCCGGAGAGGACATCATCTGCCTCGCCCGCTTCGCCAGCAGCCGCACGCCGCAGTTCAGCATGCGCGTGGGCGAACGCGTGCCGCTGCGCCCGCCCCTTGGCGGCACCTTCTGCGCGTGGATGAGCGAGGAGGATATCGCCCAGTGGCTCGGCCGCCGCGGAACCGACAGCCCCGAACTCGACGCGCAGGATCGCGCCTCGCTGCAGGCGGTGCGCGAGCGCGGCTATATCGTCGTCGCCAAATCTCCGCCGCAGCAGGCGCTGGGCACCGCCTTCGCGCTGGCGGGTCGCGAAAGCGCGCTGGAGCCGCGTCAGGTCGATGCGCTGATCGCCGATCTCTATGGCGGCGGCTCCTATCAGATCCACGAAATCGATCCTGACCTGTCCTACGATCTGTCGGCCATCTCGGCGCCGATCTTCGATGCGCACGGCCAGGCGATCTACGCGCTGTCGCTGGGCGGCCACCGCGCGGCGATCAGCGGGGCGGTGGTCGAAAGCCTCGCCCGACAGGTCACCGACGCCTGCGCCGCCGTGATGCGCGAAAACGACGTCCGTATCCCCGGCGTCATGCCCGAACGGAGGATCCGGCAACGATGA